The Prunus dulcis unplaced genomic scaffold, ALMONDv2, whole genome shotgun sequence genome includes the window GAAGTCATGATCAATGCTTATGTTGACTCACCATGATGCTTCCCCATCCCTCTATCTGCTGAGTCTCTCTTGCGCTGCTTTCTCCTGCAACAAATTGTATCTGCtttatcaattaaaaaatgaaaagaataatgaatatcaaaacaataaattttaCTATAATTAGACAAAGTTTAAGCAAATTGTAGATATAAACGCGTTTAAGCAATATTCAGAGGaatactctctttttttctttttatatttgattatcttcaaaacaataaattttaCTATAATTAACAAACCTCTATCATGTTTTACCTTTAAATCAGTACCAGAGCAATGAACCACAAGCTGTAACAATACAATCCCAAAGAGCAGAAGAAAAATCTTCTCCATAATTTGAGACAAACCAAATTCTTTATCCATAAGCAGACCCTATTTTCAATGGGGTTGGAgacaaaacattaaaaacagAAGCGAAATCACAAAGCTTTAGTATTTagaaataaaagcaaaaaaagaaaactcgTTTCAATGACATTCCAACAAGGATTCAGATTGCTTACCTCGAATAAGATGGTATTTCCCTGTGCTTCTCTTGCATAAGCTtagatgactcaatggctgcACAAGCTGTGCGTCTCATCGAGCAAACAGgaatataaaaaagtttaTCTCACATTTCTCAACATATTGAAAAGATCTCACACTCGTCAACATAATACTTCATCTAAACAAGTGAAGAAAGCACAATGATACAAGCGGATGACAaaagtcccaaaaaaaatcacgACATATACTCAAAGAATTAGAAGGCAAACCAATAAATTGAATAAGTGAGATGCTGCAGTTTGAACAGCAAACGTCAATGGAAAGCAGATACAATATAATCTTAAGAAGCTAAATAACCTAGTTCACACTCAGCCATCTGGATATTTGGATTGGTAATATCCATTCTATTCCGCTACTCAGCCATCAAAAACATGATTTCCGATTcctataaaatttaacaagCAGAGAACAACTActaaaatattaaagaaaatctAATAATTATAAGCAACCGTGTTAAAATGATGACAGATCATATGTCAACTTTATAATATGAAAGCAAAGCTAATGATAAATTACATTTCTTTcgtcttaaaaaaattgtgattcCGTCTCCGACATCAAGttggtcttttctttttaatttttctgcCAACCCTAAAGGaaaatcttttgttttctttccttctcttttctatTTAGATAAACCAACCCAAAAATATCCATGAACAACCACACAGcgacttatttatttatttaatttttaaaaatcccAACGCTAatcttattaatttaaaaaaagaagacaaaaaggATAATTTACATTTTACATCAccattatttattaaatatccCCAAAAATACATCAAATaacaaatgaataaataacTCCATCAAAACACACACCAAGAAATTGTTGAGCATAAAAATCATTACGGACAAAATGTTTAgttaattaaagaaaagaaaagcttacATTGAACTGACGAAGCAGAGCCTCTGCCTTTCTGGCTTcttcaccatcatcatcatcaccgaCCTCAGTGCACTGATTCACATCACAAAacgttaaaataaaaattcactCAATCTCTCAATCTCACAGAGGCACAATCATGTTCTTAAAGAAATAAGAACATAAGTGGAAACCCAGAAAATCAAAGCCCTAAAATCCAACAAGGAAAAACATTAAGTGAATGCAATAGAAAATGCAAAACATCTTatgaaagtttgaaaatttattACCCTCTCAACGAGATCTCAGATATTAGGGTGGGTGCTCTAACCACATGGGGGTTTTGGGCGTTTCCAACTGAGAGAACGGCAGGATGGACAACACAGGTAGAGGGCAACAACGAATAGGAAAATGAAACAGATACCAAATGAGAGCAGTAAATAGGGCTTTTGGACCTCGATTTTTGATAGggaaaggaaagagagagatgacgGCGGGGAGGGATATCGACGCAGAGAAACTGAGAGAGCAAGACAGAGATGGAGTTTGAGAGGACAGAAACTGAGAgggcagagaaagagagagggagtttGAGAAAGGTATCGATTCTGACCAAAGAAAATAGGAGATGGTTTGAGAGGAGGATGGAGTCTGAAATGAAGTGCGGGAGCGTGAAAAAATTGGAGGGTGTAGGCTGGCTTCCACTGCAACAGTTTCACTTAGGATTGCTTTTTCTCATCCGTTAGATTAGATCCGAGGGTGTTCTCACGTAGAGATTCTCAAATAGAACTCCCCACCAGATAACAGCCCATATTTTAATGTGCCATATTCATGAAATATGGGACTAGAAgcccaaaaagaaatatgataaAAAACATTTTCATGACAAAAACGTTAGACACACACACCACATGCAAACTACTCAAAAATAAAGGATGACTTGCATGAGTTGACAGTTGAGCGAGTTCTTTCAGCAAGAAAGGCATTTGTTTTATCATGAAAGGTAGGTGGAAGTGGAACATTCATTTCCATTCCCATCCGGTTATAAAAAGCAagtattgttttcttttgtaattaggTTAGATATGTCTTTTATCACTAACTCTGCGTTTAAAATTGTATTATCAAAAATTGGTAGAATAATGCACCTACGAAGCATTTCACCCAAGAACCGCAAATTATCCGAAGCTAAAGAGATAGCTGAGATGATTGAAACATtcgaaaaacaaagaaataggGCTATagaaaatctgaaaaatttagaacaactatctctttgtttttcgAGTGTCTCAATCATCCGAAGCTAAAGAGATAGCTGAGATGATTGAAACACTcgaaaaacaaagagataaggctatagaaaatttgaaaaatttagaacAACTATCTGTAGCTAGCATCAAAGACATGCAAGAAATCATACAAGTCAAAACTAACGATCAGTGGAAAGGAAATCAAATTTCCATTGATCCGTAGGTCATGCTCTTCAGCAATTTTTTCAATCTCATTGTACTCTGTATATTCTTCATCAACAGAGTACAATGAGATTGAAAAAATTGCTGAAGAGcataagaaattttttatgtattaGTAAAGAATCCTGTGAAGTCGCGGTGACCACAAACACTTTCTTGATCATCTGCTCTGCCTTCAAGTTCTCTTTCTCAACCACTTCCAGAATCAGATCACACACCTTCCGATAATCGGTGAGCACAAACACTTTCTTGATCATCTGCTCTGCCTTCAAGTTCTCATTCTCAACCACTTCCAGAATCAGATCACACACCTTCCGATAATCGACACTCTCGTTGGACTTCATGCGACATGTCCTCATCATAAACTCGCACTTGGACTTTAAATCATCGCCTTGTATGGAATGCAGCAGAGGCTGAGGCTGATCGTCGGGCAAATCACCGAAACTGATCACCTTTCCTTTCCATGCCGGATCTTCATTCAGTTCCGAAACCAAAAGTCCCAAACTCACCCCCAATTCTCTTTGTAATTTGGCCGTGTCCTCGGTGATGTTACACACTGCCAAACAGTTTGTAAATTTGCCCAAACCTTCTTCCCCCTTCTTTTGCTGCTGCTTTAGGTACATGTCCTCCACCATTGCCTTCCACTGAAGGTTAGCCGCTTCCCCGAAATCCTCATCTTCTGCATATTTTATGATCTCATTTGGAAGCAAAGCATCCGGCTTTATTATGCCGCCTCTTAAATTGCCTCCTGCTGCAGCTGCTGCTTTCACCTCCTCCAAACATTTTTTAACCTCAGAGCGCTCTTGTGTGTGGTTCCAATGTGAGGCCCGATGCATGTAGTAATTTAAAAAGGGCTCCAAAGCGTCGGTTAGCCGTTCCCACTCTTCGGATTGATCCGATTCTGGTGGGAAAAGCCTCCTCGCAATGCTTTCACGAAGCAAAATGGAGCTGGTGTGATGGTCGGGGAGGCTGCAAACCGCTGCAGTCCCAGATACCAAAAGATGATCAGCCTCATCAAGTTGGTCCCAGTCTTGGAATGACTTTAGTTCCAGCTTGTGCTGCTTAAATTTTTCAACAGCAGACTTCCACCGCTCCGCCAAGAGATCCATAACCTGGTCGTGTAACAACTTATAGTCAGGGTCGCGGTGGAGCCTCTCCCCTGCAGTAGCGTCTTGGCCTTGTTCTAGAAGGCCGTAGAGAATGTCGAGAAGGTCATTGAAACCCCATTTCCAACCGGCGAAGGCGGGGAGGTTGCATAGTAGCGTCCTGGGGTGGTTCTGGTGGAGACAAAACAGGGCTGTGTGAAAGGCTTCCGGATAATCTCTTCCCTTACGAGAAATCCTAGAATGGAGATTGAAGATAAGCTTGAGGGTGGTCAGGGGATTGTGGGACCAGGCCACCGGCAGCAGTTGCTTCAGATAGTTAAGTCTATGATGGTTATAATGGGAGGTCCGTTTCTGCCTCTCCTGCTTGATGTCGTTGTCTTCGTCGTCGTTACCGATGTGATCTTGATCTCGACTTTTCACATGAAAAAACAGATCAAGGCAGGGATCACCGAAGGAATACCACGAGGAGAACGAAATAGGGGAGGTGGAGATCTGTCGGCCTCGGCCATGTCAAGGTTAGAGTTGGAAGACATTAACCTTCTTGTGAGCAGTTGAGGATGACGGGCA containing:
- the LOC117612671 gene encoding uncharacterized protein LOC117612671 gives rise to the protein MAPPAATPKMPTSTTLVARHPQLLTRSRDQDHIGNDDEDNDIKQERQKRTSHYNHHRLNYLKQLLPVAWSHNPLTTLKLIFNLHSRISRKGRDYPEAFHTALFCLHQNHPRTLLCNLPAFAGWKWGFNDLLDILYGLLEQGQDATAGERLHRDPDYKLLHDQVMDLLAERWKSAVEKFKQHKLELKSFQDWDQLDEADHLLVSGTAAVCSLPDHHTSSILLRESIARRLFPPESDQSEEWERLTDALEPFLNYYMHRASHWNHTQERSEVKKCLEEVKAAAAAGGNLRGGIIKPDALLPNEIIKYAEDEDFGEAANLQWKAMVEDMYLKQQQKKGEEGLGKFTNCLAVCNITEDTAKLQRELGVSLGLLVSELNEDPAWKGKVISFGDLPDDQPQPLLHSIQGDDLKSKCEFMMRTCRMKSNESVDYRKVCDLILEVVENENLKAEQMIKKVFVLTDYRKVCDLILEVVEKENLKAEQMIKKVFVVTATSQDSLLIHKKFLMLFSNFFNLIVLC